The following proteins are encoded in a genomic region of Rissa tridactyla isolate bRisTri1 chromosome 5, bRisTri1.patW.cur.20221130, whole genome shotgun sequence:
- the LOC128909860 gene encoding storkhead-box protein 1-like isoform X2, whose protein sequence is MPRRAERCLQIAPHSLAIVLVAAGERAGGRAAGGGGGGAGPELGRHRIGYEIFADFKRENMQHFWDRRATAAVAETFFLGWIDEQVLLVQGKEEHLEVLRQGWARRSLRPPAGFHIKCLGLLASRGLCSGDGETNCLFPARSFHHLRPTQRAPGPAHGV, encoded by the exons ATGCCGCGCAGGGCGGAGCGGTGCCTGCAGATCGCCCCGCACTCCCTGGCCATCGTCCTGGTCGCCGCGGGCGAGCGGGCCGGGGGGcgagcggcgggaggcggcggcggcggtgcggggccggAGCTGGGCCGCCACCGCATCGGCTACGAGATCTTCGCCGACTTCAAGCGGGAGAACATGCAGCACTTCTGGGACAGGAGGGCCACGGCGGCGGTGGCCGAGACCTTCTTCTTGGGCTGGATCGACgagcaggtgctgctggtgcagggCAAGGAGGAGCACCTGGAGGTGCTGCGGCAGGGCTGGGCGCGCCGCTCCCTCAGACCCCCCGCCGGCTTCCACATCAAGTGCCTGG GTCTCCTTGCTTCCCGCGGCCTCTGCAGTGGTGACGGAGAGACAAACTGCCTTTTCCCTGCGCGCAGCTTCCATCATCTGCGTCCCACGCAGCGGGCACCTGGACCAGCTCACGGAGTGTAG